Proteins found in one Oligoflexia bacterium genomic segment:
- a CDS encoding acyl-CoA thioesterase, which produces MSVSDEVIMTEIVLPSHANTLGTVFGGVIMSWIDIAGAIAAQRHCRQTVVTASIDDLAFIAAVKQGWFVQIRARVNFTSRTSMEVGVRVDAENPKTGEWHHTSSAYLTFVAIDESGKPAPVPALEPKSEEEQRRFNEAIKRRELRLKIRGQKKY; this is translated from the coding sequence ATGTCTGTCAGTGATGAAGTCATCATGACGGAGATAGTTCTGCCGAGTCATGCAAATACCTTGGGTACGGTGTTTGGCGGTGTGATCATGAGTTGGATCGACATAGCGGGAGCAATTGCGGCTCAACGCCATTGTCGTCAAACTGTGGTTACCGCCAGCATCGATGACCTTGCTTTTATAGCAGCGGTTAAACAAGGTTGGTTTGTTCAGATTCGTGCACGAGTGAATTTCACATCACGTACCAGCATGGAAGTTGGTGTGCGCGTGGATGCAGAAAATCCAAAAACTGGAGAATGGCATCACACGAGTAGCGCATATTTAACGTTCGTCGCAATTGATGAATCCGGAAAGCCCGCGCCTGTTCCAGCTTTAGAGCCGAAGTCTGAAGAAGAACAGCGCCGTTTTAACGAAGCTATTAAAAGGCGGGAGTTAAGACTTAAAATCCGGGGCCAAAAAAAGTATTGA
- a CDS encoding helix-turn-helix transcriptional regulator, producing the protein MLKDVLTQRGLSHREAEVAELVSKGLSNKEVASQLFVTEKTFKFHLTNIYKKMSVKSRAQLIVWCVPHVDFLNTGSQQAAPAEAPAATAIASGAINSSNTGNNNSI; encoded by the coding sequence ATGCTCAAAGACGTACTCACACAAAGAGGCCTCAGTCACCGTGAAGCAGAAGTAGCTGAACTCGTGTCTAAGGGTTTGTCCAATAAGGAAGTTGCCAGTCAGCTTTTCGTAACAGAAAAAACGTTCAAGTTTCACCTGACCAATATCTATAAAAAGATGTCCGTAAAGAGCCGCGCTCAGTTGATCGTTTGGTGCGTACCTCATGTTGATTTTCTCAACACAGGTTCACAACAAGCTGCTCCTGCTGAAGCACCCGCTGCAACAGCGATTGCTAGTGGCGCTATAAATTCCTCAAATACTGGAAATAACAACAGTATTTAA